Proteins encoded in a region of the Methanobrevibacter millerae genome:
- a CDS encoding TrkH family potassium uptake protein: MRYINKTDLFIIARNSGMLMIGIGILCLVPIIVDLIYFEFNIVGYVIPAIISVCAGFICIKVFDKYSNHKMRLKHGMIISSLSWLWACIICGLVMYFVTDINIIDGMFESMSALTGSGITIYSDVEVLPQSILFFRAIQQWVGGLGVVVMIIAILTKPGTSSAKLYQSEAREDRIKPSTKATLIQTIKIYLIYTAAGIILYLLAGMPVFDSICNTFTTISTGGMSIKNANIGFYQNDVIYFITIVLMILGATSFLVHYKIIKTRGKSLLHDLQFKVMITLIAASTIILYLASNIIPIELLFTVVSAVTTTGASVQPSTVMGTWPPFVLIVLMTLMTIGGSSGSTVGAIKLIRVITFFKGTYKHLREILSPEGRVVPLQISGQKIPDKAVAQSGNYITLYMICILITWALICLCGHDPVVGLFYTMSIQGNVGLEIGQITQVLQPQLKLISIFNMWIGRLEIYPVLITLRAIFEIFKR; the protein is encoded by the coding sequence ATGAGATATATTAATAAGACTGATTTGTTTATCATAGCAAGAAATTCAGGCATGCTGATGATAGGAATAGGAATCCTGTGTTTGGTTCCAATCATTGTTGACTTGATATATTTCGAATTCAATATTGTAGGATATGTAATACCTGCAATAATATCAGTCTGTGCCGGTTTTATTTGTATAAAAGTTTTCGATAAGTATTCAAATCACAAAATGCGATTAAAGCATGGTATGATTATTTCATCATTATCCTGGTTATGGGCATGTATTATCTGCGGACTCGTAATGTATTTCGTTACTGACATTAATATTATAGACGGCATGTTTGAAAGCATGTCTGCACTTACCGGAAGTGGAATTACAATATATTCAGATGTGGAAGTCCTGCCTCAAAGCATACTATTTTTTAGAGCCATACAACAATGGGTTGGGGGTCTTGGGGTTGTTGTTATGATTATAGCTATCTTAACAAAGCCCGGTACTTCATCTGCAAAATTATATCAGTCCGAAGCACGTGAAGACCGTATCAAACCATCAACCAAAGCAACACTTATCCAAACCATTAAAATTTATCTGATTTATACAGCAGCAGGAATAATTTTATATTTGCTTGCCGGAATGCCTGTTTTTGATTCAATCTGCAATACGTTCACCACCATATCAACAGGAGGTATGAGCATCAAAAATGCAAATATAGGATTTTATCAAAATGACGTAATCTATTTTATAACAATAGTATTGATGATTTTAGGTGCTACCAGCTTTTTAGTTCATTATAAAATTATTAAAACCCGTGGAAAATCATTGCTTCATGATTTGCAATTTAAAGTAATGATTACATTAATAGCTGCATCAACAATCATTTTGTATTTAGCATCGAATATCATTCCAATTGAACTGTTATTTACTGTTGTATCCGCCGTTACAACAACTGGAGCCAGTGTGCAACCTTCAACAGTGATGGGGACCTGGCCCCCATTCGTGCTTATTGTACTAATGACATTAATGACCATAGGCGGGTCTAGCGGATCTACAGTAGGTGCAATAAAACTGATACGAGTAATTACATTTTTTAAAGGAACCTACAAGCATTTGCGTGAAATATTATCTCCTGAAGGCAGAGTTGTCCCGCTTCAAATTTCCGGTCAAAAAATCCCTGACAAAGCAGTAGCTCAAAGTGGAAACTACATAACTCTTTATATGATTTGTATCTTGATAACCTGGGCATTAATATGCTTATGTGGACATGACCCAGTTGTTGGACTATTTTATACAATGTCAATTCAGGGAAATGTAGGTCTGGAAATTGGACAAATAACACAAGTACTTCAACCACAACTAAAACTTATAAGTATTTTTAACATGTGGATTGGAAGGCTGGAAATCTATCCTGTACTGATTACATTAAGAGCCATTTTTGAAATATTTAAAAGATAA
- a CDS encoding TrkA family potassium uptake protein, with amino-acid sequence MYIIIMGLERVGLSLANLLIDDGYDLTLIDDNESLCNEAAAELDALVICGNGTNSKLLEETNIEDADFFIATTGNDEANLLSCILVRKYDVPNIIARVSNPDHEEAFKAVGIDNVISPEITAAGFLEKQVTRPNVADLISLGEGDAEIFDMTITNDKVVGKRIKDISPTKDFIIIAMYQNGKLVIPQSDNIIARGEKVSVLVKRGSFSKVSKKLEK; translated from the coding sequence ATGTATATAATTATTATGGGACTTGAACGTGTAGGGTTATCCCTTGCAAACTTACTGATTGACGACGGATACGATTTAACATTAATCGATGACAATGAATCATTATGCAATGAAGCTGCCGCAGAACTTGATGCATTAGTTATCTGTGGAAACGGTACCAATTCAAAATTGCTTGAAGAAACAAACATTGAAGACGCTGATTTCTTTATTGCAACAACAGGAAATGACGAAGCAAACTTATTATCATGCATTCTAGTTAGAAAATATGATGTTCCAAACATCATTGCACGTGTAAGTAATCCTGACCATGAAGAAGCATTCAAGGCCGTTGGAATCGATAACGTAATCAGTCCTGAAATAACAGCAGCTGGATTTTTAGAAAAACAAGTTACAAGGCCAAACGTGGCAGATTTAATATCTCTTGGAGAAGGAGATGCGGAAATATTTGATATGACCATTACTAATGACAAAGTTGTCGGAAAACGTATCAAGGACATTTCCCCAACAAAAGATTTCATCATAATTGCGATGTATCAAAATGGAAAATTAGTAATTCCACAAAGCGATAATATCATCGCCCGTGGAGA